GAATCGGAACGTTGCTTGCAGAAGGAATTGGCGATACGATTCGTGTTTCGCTGACGGATGAACCGGTAAAAGAAATTGAAGTGGGAAAAGAAATTTTGCGCTCACTCGGACTTGCATCGCGGAATATTGAACTCATCGCTTGCCCCACGTGCGGACGATTGGAAGTAGATTTGTTCGGAATAATGGCGCAACTCGAAGAAAAACTTGCGGGAATAAAAAAGCCAATTAAGATTGCAGTGCTTGGCTGCGTTGTGAATGGTCCCGGCGAAGCAAGCGAAGCAGATATTGGAATCGCGGCGGGAAAAGGTGTTGCCATTCTCTATCGCAAAGGAGAAGTAATAAAGAAAGTGCGCGAAGAAGAAATCGTTTCAACGATTTTGGAAGAAGTAGAAAAGTTTGTGCCGGAAAATAATTGAGGCAGAAAAATATGTTAGGGTTTGATAGAATTACATTTCAACAAAACATAATGGCGGGACAAGCCTGTATTCGCAGAAT
This genomic window from Ignavibacteria bacterium contains:
- a CDS encoding DUF433 domain-containing protein is translated as MLGFDRITFQQNIMAGQACIRRMRIPVSMLVNLVRL
- a CDS encoding flavodoxin-dependent (E)-4-hydroxy-3-methylbut-2-enyl-diphosphate synthase yields the protein IGTLLAEGIGDTIRVSLTDEPVKEIEVGKEILRSLGLASRNIELIACPTCGRLEVDLFGIMAQLEEKLAGIKKPIKIAVLGCVVNGPGEASEADIGIAAGKGVAILYRKGEVIKKVREEEIVSTILEEVEKFVPENN